The nucleotide sequence TCACAATTGACCACATCACATCAGCGTATCCGCAATTCCATTCCAAAGTTGCGTAAGGCTTTTGAAAATAGATTCCCCAATCTCCGCCATGTTAATTTTGAGTTTGTCTACGGCGGCATGATCAACATGACCATGAATTATCGTCCGTTGATGATGCAGAAATCGTCCAATTTGTTTGCTTCTGCCTGTGGTGAAGGTGCCGGCGTGGCGAAAACCTGCATGATGGGCCACTACATTGCTGAATGGATCAGCGGTGTTCAAAGTGAAGATCTCAACTTCCTGCGCCGTATCGCCAAACCTAGCTGGTTGCCACCGGATCCTTTCCGTACTGCTGGAGCACGCGTCCGTCTTGCTTGGGAAGAGTATAACGCCAAGCAGGAAATCTAATAAAAAAAGGGTTTGCGGCTGTAGTCAACTTCCGCCTTCAGCAAACGTTGCTGTTGTTGACCAGCCGCTTGTCCCAAAAGCCGGAATAGCTGCATAACTCACAAATTTACAAAGGAGATTGTTTTGGAATTTATACATGCATCCAAGGCCTGTGCCTCAGTTGGTCCGTATTCCCACGCAGTGAAAGCAGGAAATACATATTACCTCTCCGGGCAAGTACCTTTTCATCCCGTAAGTGGAGTTGTTGTCGGATCAAACATGGCTGAGCAGGCTGCTCAGACACTTACAAATTTGAAAGCAGTGCTTGATGAAGCAGGCTTGAAAATTACCGACCTTGTTAAGACTACTGTTTTCCTTGCTAATTGGGGTGATTTTGAAGCTTTTAACGAAGTCTACGGCAACTTTTTAGGTGATCATCGTCCAGCTCGTGTCTGCGTAGAAACCAGTAATCTTGCCGGCGGATGCCTGATCGAAATGGATGCCATTTGTTTCGTTGAATAAATAATAGAAATAAACCCTTATTTGCCGAATGCAGAAATGTTTGTGTTGAAACGGTGCAGCAATCGAAAATGATTAAGAAGTTATAGGGGTCGATCTCATTTTAAATTGATTCTGTAATTAGGACGGGAGGTTATATGCATCGTATTGTTGTTGGAGTAACTGGGGCAAGTGGTATGCCTCTGGTTGAAAATCTCTTACGTCTTTATGCCGGGATAAAGGATCTAGAAGTTCATTTGATTGTTTCAGGCGGGGCTGAAGTTGTGATGCAGTCTGAATTTCGGGGCAGTGATTTATCATTGGTAAAGCATGTTCACACGGTCCATTCCATAAAAGATATGACTGCTGGGCCGTCCAGTGGATCATGGCAGCATGACGGAATGATTATCTGTCCTTGTTCCATGAGTTCTCTGGCTTCCATTGCCTGTGGTGCCGGTGTGAATCTTATTCATCGTGCGGCCG is from Maridesulfovibrio ferrireducens and encodes:
- a CDS encoding UbiX family flavin prenyltransferase, whose amino-acid sequence is MHRIVVGVTGASGMPLVENLLRLYAGIKDLEVHLIVSGGAEVVMQSEFRGSDLSLVKHVHTVHSIKDMTAGPSSGSWQHDGMIICPCSMSSLASIACGAGVNLIHRAADVTLKERKKLVIVPRETPLTMIHLRNMQTVTEAGAVIAPFCPAYYDSKTTIENMMQHFAGRLLDQLRIENSLCARWKDNM
- a CDS encoding Rid family detoxifying hydrolase, encoding MEFIHASKACASVGPYSHAVKAGNTYYLSGQVPFHPVSGVVVGSNMAEQAAQTLTNLKAVLDEAGLKITDLVKTTVFLANWGDFEAFNEVYGNFLGDHRPARVCVETSNLAGGCLIEMDAICFVE